From the genome of Winogradskyella forsetii, one region includes:
- a CDS encoding GNAT family N-acyltransferase — MGKSFDTGLVTAKEVAKAIHADKYGFLGTFFGWTLMKVLKITTLNKMYKKRKHLPGPEFLDTILDDFQIKFEIPEEDMKRLPKEGPYITISNHPLGGIDGMLLLKLMLEQRSDFKIIANFLLHRIEPIKPYIMPVNPFEERKDIKSNITGFKNAIMHLRDGHPLGVFPAGEVSTYRDGKLVVDKEWEAAAMKLIQKAEVPVVPIYFHAKNSRLFYRLSKISDTLRTAKLPSELLTQKRRVIKVRVGKAISLKDQNEHPSLKEFSEFLRRKTYMLSNTFEGKPKILDNIQSQLKVAKMPKRIVTPIAPKVMIAELDKLRVSDFRLLESKNYEVFLVPPKHIPNILREIGRLREITFREVGEGTNEAIDLDKFDTYYHHMFLWDNEKNVIAGAYRMGIGSQIFERFGINGFYLQDLFRFEPELHKMMSQSIEMGRAFIIKEYQQKPMPLFLLWKGIVHTTLRHPEHKYLIGGVSISNQFSNFSKSLMIEFMKSHYYDPYVAQYVHPKKEFKVKLKDADKEFVFDETEADLNKFDKIIDEVEPGALRLPVLLKKYIKQNAKLVAFNVDPLFNNAVDGLMYIKIADLPESTVRPVMEEFQAELERKFMDNTDDK, encoded by the coding sequence ATGGGTAAATCGTTTGATACGGGTTTGGTAACCGCAAAAGAAGTCGCAAAAGCAATTCATGCGGATAAGTATGGATTTTTGGGTACTTTTTTTGGTTGGACCTTAATGAAAGTGCTTAAGATTACGACCTTAAACAAAATGTACAAAAAAAGGAAACACCTTCCTGGCCCAGAATTCTTAGATACCATTTTAGACGATTTTCAGATTAAGTTCGAAATTCCAGAAGAAGACATGAAACGTCTTCCAAAAGAAGGGCCTTACATTACCATCTCCAATCATCCACTTGGTGGTATTGATGGGATGTTGTTACTGAAACTTATGTTAGAGCAGCGTAGTGATTTTAAGATTATCGCTAATTTTTTACTGCATCGTATAGAACCTATAAAACCTTATATCATGCCCGTAAATCCTTTTGAAGAACGAAAGGATATTAAAAGTAATATTACCGGTTTCAAGAATGCCATTATGCATTTACGGGACGGTCATCCGTTAGGTGTGTTTCCTGCAGGAGAGGTTTCTACTTATAGGGACGGAAAATTAGTGGTTGATAAAGAGTGGGAAGCAGCGGCAATGAAATTGATTCAGAAAGCAGAAGTTCCTGTTGTTCCTATTTATTTTCATGCTAAAAATAGTAGGTTATTCTATAGACTTTCCAAAATAAGCGATACGCTGAGAACGGCGAAACTGCCTTCAGAATTATTGACACAAAAGCGACGTGTGATTAAAGTAAGAGTAGGTAAGGCAATTTCCTTAAAAGATCAAAATGAACATCCAAGTCTGAAGGAGTTTTCAGAATTTTTGAGACGAAAAACCTATATGTTGTCTAACACTTTTGAAGGCAAACCTAAGATTTTAGATAATATCCAATCCCAATTAAAAGTTGCAAAAATGCCTAAACGCATTGTGACGCCAATTGCACCAAAAGTAATGATTGCTGAGTTAGACAAGCTTAGAGTAAGTGACTTCAGGCTTCTGGAAAGTAAAAATTACGAAGTGTTTTTGGTACCACCAAAGCACATTCCGAATATTTTAAGGGAAATAGGAAGACTCCGGGAAATCACTTTTAGGGAAGTAGGAGAAGGGACAAATGAAGCCATTGATTTAGATAAGTTCGATACGTATTACCACCACATGTTTCTATGGGATAATGAAAAAAATGTGATAGCAGGCGCTTATAGGATGGGTATAGGTTCGCAAATATTTGAACGTTTTGGTATCAATGGGTTTTATTTACAGGATCTGTTTCGTTTTGAGCCCGAATTACATAAAATGATGAGCCAATCCATAGAAATGGGGCGTGCTTTTATCATCAAGGAATACCAACAGAAACCAATGCCTTTATTTTTACTTTGGAAAGGTATTGTGCACACTACTTTGCGGCATCCTGAACACAAATATTTAATTGGAGGTGTCAGTATAAGCAACCAGTTTTCTAACTTTTCTAAAAGTTTGATGATTGAGTTTATGAAATCCCATTATTATGATCCTTACGTTGCGCAATATGTGCATCCAAAAAAGGAATTCAAGGTAAAGCTAAAAGATGCCGATAAGGAATTTGTCTTTGATGAAACCGAAGCTGATTTAAATAAGTTTGACAAGATTATTGATGAGGTAGAACCAGGCGCATTACGACTACCTGTTTTGCTTAAAAAGTATATTAAACAAAATGCTAAACTCGTAGCATTTAATGTGGATCCTTTATTTAATAATGCTGTTGATGGTTTAATGTATATTAAAATTGCGGACTTACCAGAAAGTACGGTTAGACCTGTAATGGAAGAATTTCAGGCGGAATTGGAGCGTAAGTTTATGGATAATACGGATGATAAATAG